CTATGACCCTGAAGAGTCGTTAAGACGTCTCCCTTGGACACACTAACAATCTTAACACCACCCGAAGCGCCACCTACAGCAGCGACATCACCTCGAGGGGAAACTGCAAGGGAAGTGATACCATGTATACCCGGGTCAAGCTCTGGTGAATTGGGCGGTAAAAAGATGTTGGACTTCCAGACGGGGGTTGGGGAACGAGGATCCCAGAGGATGAGTGATGAGTCGAGGGAGGCAGTGAGAAGATTTTTGGcagggggagggaagagacCAGCAGTGCAGGAGAAGGTATGTGATGAAAGTACAGCGAGCGTGTTTCCGGATGGTACTAATTAAATTGTTGATTAATTAGCATCTGAAGGGAATAAGGGGTAAGATTGCTTACGGTTCCACATCCACGTTGTAGCATCTTCACAGCCCGCAGTTAGAACATTACCTTTGGGATGCCATGTTAACCACTGTATTTTGTCATCAGCTTCTGCAACGGTCTCGGCCATGGCCTTAACTCACATTAATCTCGCTACCGGTTTCCAGATTCGTGAGAAACTCCCAAGccctccacccttccaGCGAATTCAACAAGTCTTCGCTCAAAGgttgtcctcttctcttcttgactCTTCGCCACACCCTCACCCgtccatccattcctcctgTGGCCACCATTTCACCATCAAAATTCCAAGCTGCGGTTACGAGTGAATCTGTGTGTCCCGATAACCTGACAGGGAGAAATGTTTCAGAGTTGAACGTTGACGTGCTACCGTCAGCCGAGCTGGAAGGAATGGGGCAAAAAATAAAGCCGGTGTCATCTTGACCTCCTGTTATTGCCAATGGCGGGTTGGGGAATTTGGGATGTAATGACAGGGCGAAGATTGACTTGTGAtcttgatgaagagctACATAATAACAATATTAAATTAGCTCCAATATCACGGGCGTATCGCCAGATTGACTAACCAGTCGCCCCCCAACAATTATTCTCTTTCGGCTTTTCCTTGGCTACCCCCATTCCCTCGATACCATCCTCGAGTCTTTGCATATCTTCATCGTGTCCATAATCCAGgtcatcatcgtccaaTCCTCCTGGTATTTCGCCGTCATCTTCGAGCACCTCGTCAATGTCGTCCTCGTTTAAATGCGGgaaatcttcctcctcttcttggtgGTCATATAGAGACATTTCTGACAGTCAATAGCAAGTTCCGGGGAGCTTAAGTGTTTGCTGGACATGCATGAAAAAGAGTTTTCGATTTTTATGGATTTTCTGTTTTCCATCGCTACTTCTCTGTGGAACAAACTTGTCCGGTGGAGGTCTTTGTCAGCACAGGGGTCCAGTCACGTGATTTTGTTTACATATGTTTTTTTGGTGAAGTGAAAGTCGCCAGTGCGGTTACGATTAAGAATGACGGACGGAAAGCGAGGTTGGAAGTCGAAATTTTTAGTTATTTGTTGCTCCGTAATGCATGTTGGACCTCGTAAACTAGAAACGCCAGCAGATGTGGGATAAAAATTAGAAAAGTACAGGAGACCACTCATTAGACAGTGCGGCGCTTAACTACCACGAGTACACGACAACTTGTGGGTGATCCGAACGAAATGCCGCTGATGTGGTTGTGCGTTCATGCCATTATTTTGTTTTATTTGGTTAATGACAAGTAATTGCCTATATGCCACTATATGTTGTAACTAGTTGTGTTCGCATAGATAAATTCATTGGACTAGATAGTTTTGGATTATGAATCAGTTCCAGCACAAGCTGCCTTGGTAAACAGCTTTAAGTTCCCACTCCGTTGAACAGCTCGCTTATTCAACAGCACTTTCGATGCTTGGGCAAtgtttctcttcccccCACGTTAACTTGAACATACAattcatttttttctttcagCAATATCTTCACAATAGACAGGGCTGCCCATAACGCGTACAGCCCTTAGCAGGAAATCCTTTGCAGCGAGCTTCCCGCTACTCAAGCTATCTTAATCACTAATTTCCTACCAGAGATCTTTCCACTCTGTACCCACAGTTAAGTCACTCTGATAACAGTACATTTCGTCGAAGTGCGACTCACCTGCAGATCCTTCAGCCCAGCCTCGACATCTTCGAAGCCACCTCGCATCAAGATTGGGTTAGGTCGAATGTTGTACTTTGCGATAAGCTCGGGAGTTCTTCTGAAAATTTCCTCTCCAAATTCTCTGTCTTTGGGTCTGACTGGCCATATCTCATGTTTCTCAGAACGTGGGGCCCAATCAAATTCCTGTATGCGTCGTGTCAATATATTGTACAAATAATGAATGACTATACTACTCACTACTCCCCACATGGTGTGCATCAACGTCCACTCAATTTTGAGCTTTGGGTTGATCTTATATACTTCCTCTGGAACTCCCAAGATGCAGTTCAATTGCTTTCCCTTGTCACCCATCATGCCTACTATGATCTTGAAGCTATCCCCCTCGGATATAGCATCAAGAGCGTATTCGACGCCCCCTTTAGTAATGTCAAGAGCTTCAGAGATCGCTTTTTGCTGGTCATGATAATCGACAACAGCATCGGCACCGTAAGATTTGACGAGATCGAAAGAGTGAGGAGAACAGACGCCGAGAACTCGGTAGCCTAACGCTTTTGCAAGAGATATGCCGAATAAACCCACAGAGGTCGAAGCGCCGTAGATGATATACTACAAACAAACCGGTCAGCTGCGAGAAACGTACATTAATGCGTAGTGCCTTGCCCAGGGATTGCCCGATACTTTGGTGTCGCCGGGAGGGAAAGATTTGCCTTGCTGATAAACGATGGTCTATGGTGCTGGCTTGTCAGACAGAGTAGACCCCATCAGTCGACATGCTTACTTACCTGGCAAGCAGTTACCCAGCCTATACCAAACGTCGCCGCCTCCTCAGCTTTCATTCCCTCGGGCACCACAAAACACATGTCGCTTTCAATTGCGGCGTACTCGGCGTATGATCCTTCAACATTTGACCATCCCCCATTAACACAGCCAGCTATCTGATCGTCAAGCTTGAGTGGTACTTTGAGATTTGGTCCCAGTTGAACAATCGTCCCGACAAAGTCGCAGCCTAGGATATCTCCGGGAAGGGAAATGTTAACAGCATGTTTCCAGTCTGTGGGATTCTACGCAATGACAATTAGCATCATGAATATCACATTGCCGTGTACGTCCCCATCCCTGCCGGTGGAGACACGGTGTGAGATTACAAATATACGGACCTGAGGCGCATACTCTACCTTGATAAGGACGTGGTTGTCTTTTAAACGAGGAACTGGAATTTGATTGATCGAAAGCCAGTCGGCCTGGATATGAGTTGTAAGCTCGGAAAATCGTTCGTGCCATTGATACTCTGACACGCACTCCATTCTGAGTCCATGCTTTCATAGTCTGGGGAATGCTGTCGGAAACCATTTTGGGCGCTAGAAGTGCCGATCTTGTTGATTTTTGATGCGTACTGCTGGAGAAATGATCTATAAATTGGTCACGGTGGCTGCATTGCGAATTTGCTGATCTTCTGCCTACTTATAAAGCGGTTGAGGGGTCCAATTAGCTTATTcagaaggtggaggttatAGACGGTTTTAAGGCCAAGAGATGATAATTAACAATCAGCTTAttcagaagatggaggtCATGACGTCAAAGCCAACTATCTCAGTTGACTCATTACTACCGACCGACACTTAAGACTCGCGTCTCCTCTTAAAGCGGAAGCTGTCGGCCGGTTGCCGACTTGCGAGCTCAAACCCAGCATAGTGAAGGTCTGCGTTGCTGCGCTGGTTGACTTGTGGGAGGCACAGGTCGAAGCTGGATGTTAGTAACTTCCCATCACCTCGCAGCAAGCCAGTGATAAGTCTCCTAAGTATCCTCAAAAATTCGAAACACGCAGCTTCGAAACTGGCATGTCATGATAGGGGAATCAGTAAGTCACATTGGCCCATGCCTTGTATTTCATGCTTACCCTGTGGCTGACTTACTTTCCGATACCTATTATGGTGGTATAGCATCTCCCGAGCAGATGAAAAACATGTACGAGCATTCGTCGGGCGCAAAATTCTAAGGTCTGCCAGACCTTTCGGCGATATCCTTGGGCATCAGGGAGTCATGAGGAGTGATAATCAACTGAGAATAACACTGGATGCCTCTTCAAGAGTTCCAATGAGGGGCCCTCACCATGCTACGCCCTTGTGATCACCATGCGCGAAAGCAAGGCCAACTACCATGGTAAAACAGAATACGCGACCTTGATGCGCCATAAGCAAGTTGATATGCGTCTAAGTCCCGTTCTAGGCATACTAATCTTTGCTAGGTGAGTGTCGCTAACACAGAACTATACGGACGCCCAATGTTTGCTCACACTTACAGCAGGTATGCTTTCAGTATCCAGCATCGTCCAGAGCGGCTGCCTGGTTGCGTTGCTCCCGGCTTGCCAAACatcttgaggaggaaatcCTGATATGATCTGTCACTGCTGTCCCGCATCCCACGAATGAGTGAAAAAGAGTACATCTTTCAAAGAGGATGGCGGAACTCGAGCTCCTTTTCATTGCCATGTTCTGGTCTCTTTCTcatggatgaaagaggaaagataGGAGGAACGGAAAGGACCCCAGtgagaagcaagaagatagCTAGGGTAATAAATGACGTAAAAGATTAGGGACTCTATTGCATAATAAAGATTATGAACATATACGGATGGTATTCTATAGAAAGGATGGCTCAGGTTGAATGTACAAGCCGTAAGAATGGTGTTTCCTGCTAGATCACTTTAATCTAATCATGACCCTTTTCTATCTTTGACCAAAGGTCAGTAAGAACTCGTTGCATTGTTGCCAATTGTGCATCCTGGGTCCGAGTACCCATTTCCAAAGACTTTATTCTGGATTGTAGTGCGTCGTTCGTCGACTTTAATTCCTGGATTGTCCTATCTCGATTAGCAATCTCCTGCTCTAATTGCTGATATATTTGAGAATTCTGTTGTGTGCTGTGCTGGGGATCGAATGCTAGTATGCGGGAATAAATAAGATTAAATCCTGGGTCTAATGACTGAAATTGATTGATAAAGACTCACATAACTCTCGAACGCTGGAAAAGGACTGGCTTCGCAACCGATTTGTAAAAGGAAACGCCGTCGACTGCTGCTCCTGATCTGCATCGGTAACAATTAATGTCGGAGATAAAGGGaaacctctttcttttcccgaGGCAGAAGAGTTCTGATGTTGTTCTCCCAACAACCAGCTTGTGATATCCTCGGGAGGATATCCAGAAAGCCGATGTATATCGAGGTGATCCatgaaaggagaagaaatctGGCTTGTAGGTTGTCCGGAAGGAAAGCCAGTATTAGTTACAGAGGCTGACGAGAAAGCAGCATCAAATCCttccaatcccagattATCATTGGAAAATGAAGTGCCATCACCCATAGCGTTTAAAATCCGGGCCTCGATTGCGGCATCGACGGCAGTCATTAAGTCCGACATGAAGTCCATGTCCGATGTATCAAGATCAGCGTCTTGGCTGGGACAGGTCTCTTGgtcaaagaaggagggagaaatAGCGAGTGGGTCCAGTAGGTTCTGATTCGAATGAATTGAAGATTTATCAGGAGTAACAGGACGTGATGAGGAACGCAAATCTAGGGCTGAAGGGTAACCGTTCATGATTGATCTGTTTGCGTTGTCTCAAGGTAAACTACAACTTTTAGTCCCTCGGTCAGCTCGTTTCTATATATGAGCCAGtcaaagaagggaagaccAACAGCTAAGGGGCATTGTTATCCCTTGACCCTATAAGTAAAAAAAACCTCCGCCCATTTCACTTCCAATTCGTCCTCCATTATACCTCGGTAAACTCCTATATTCAGAAAATGCCCTTGCCGGGGTTGACGAATATTGTGAGGCTTCTCGTCAACAGACAAGCACCTTTGTAGTCAGTTGCCAAATCAACTCAGATCGACATACATCCTGACAAATGACTGGAAACACAGCTCCGTCATGTAGAAGCCGCGGGTGAAAGGAAGTAAACTGTGCTTATTTTCCCCACGTGGTGACCATAACAGGAAAACTGTGCGTGTAATTCCCGTATTTCTCGCACTGATGGTCATTGACTGCGAAGTAACGCTGCAATGCAGATATTTCCGCTTCCAATCTTGTAAACCATTCCTTGAGAGTTATGGATATCCATTTACTCGTTATCGTGGCTCACTTATTGTGGTCGCTCTGAGTCATATTTCTATTTCGGCTTTATGTATATACTCCTGAGAGAAGTGTTCGATCTCGGGCATTGTCGCATTGGGATTAGGTGCCCCAGCGTCTATACGTACACAGAAGTTGAGCTTGCTTGTGGTTGGACTAGTCATTGTACTTCTCCCTTGTTAGTTTTTGCGATGCTGCCACAGCACGATTGTTGTGTATCCGCAGGTCGAGACCATTTCGAAGACCCCTCTCCAAGTCATCACTGGAAGGAGCAGACATGCTGTGTAAAGAATTGCTTTCTGTCTCCTCCTGTGTGAAGCCCGAGCCTAAGGACCGCTGCGTTCATTCCAGACGTAATGTTGATTCATCTTCGGAGTTTAAGATGTTGAGTAGGAAGTAGTAGTGCCAATATCGCTGTATAAACAAAGAGAGAAATGCGGTAGAAGAGCATATGCGTTGACTATAGAAAGCCAAGGACAAGCAGGTAAGCGGAAGAACCATCTTGATGACTACTTCACTTCTTATCGTGTGAGATACTCACAAAATACCTCAAAGGATGTTCAATCAGCATTTTTGGTACCAGCAAAAAGCCCAAAATATGCATTGCAAATATCCCAAAAGATCAACCACCTCCTTattttctcctctttaaTCTCATCAATGTCACACCTTCCCTGCCAtacctctccttctctccaggcttatcatcctcaacaatTTCTTGCGCAAAATGTTTCTTGAGCATGGCAAAAAATCGCTTGTCCGCCTTTCTTCGTTTCTTCCAACAAAAGAGGATTTCAATGTCTTTACCTATAGGAGCCAAGTCGCAAAGAGTCTGTACTAATAACGGGAACGCGGGCTATAATCACCAGAGATGAGAATCTTCATCGAGAAATATAACGAAAACAGATGAGTACGAACCTCAAAGTAGACACAATCAGCTGCaaggatgagggaagaTTTCTCCACAGGAATTTCAGCTGGCAAAGGATCGCCCCAGTTCAACTCTGCCACATGAACATTGTCCCTCCCGAGATCGGCCATGTTGAGCTTTGCGTTATCTTTCATGAGGTTGAGTAACATCCTATGCATGTGTTTAGTAGGTTCGTTTCCTGGACACGGGGACTACACTATGACTTACGCTTGGTCAGTCACCCAGACATCGGATGTGGACTCCAACATGGCCGCCGCTATTCCAACAAGTCCAGTTCCAGACCCAAGCTCTATGACTGTCTTGCCTGCCAAATGGGAAGGATCTAGCCCATGTCTATACGCAAGGTACCTGGACAACACCTAGAAATTTAAAGCGCAAGTCAGCACTGGTCTGCCAATAAACGTCGATCACACAGCCACATAATCAAAACTCACCTCTCCAGCCGGCCAAGCGATCCCTCCACAACCAGGACCTGCATCCACCTTCAGCTTGACATCTCTCCCGAGCCCTGGTACAGGAACAGCCGTTTCTTGCTCTCCGCCCGTAAGCGGTGGACGGGGTGGAGCAAGATCTtcgaaagaagggagaggggcggtggaggagacCGATGAGGACCTAGAATGGGCCCGCTCGGTTGATTCGAGCATTCAATACGGTTGGGTTCCCcaagggaagagggtagGGATACCAAATACAGATCTTTTGGAAATATAAGAGGAGATACAACGAGGGCTTGGGAGATTGCTGCCGATCTCTGCGTTGGACTGGTGTTCCGTCAAAAAAGAGGAACGAAAGAAAGGCGGCGATGGCCGAGGGACTTTCGTCAATCATCGGCTCCTCTCCCGTCCTCGCTTGCTTAACTGACAAACTGCTGCTGACGAGGttcttttcattttctctttttacTTTCTtactttccttctttcttatGTCAACGTGAAAGCATGGCCATGTCCCACGCAACCCCCAAAACTCTCAGATGCTCACAGGAAAGACACAATTATAGTTCATATAATATGTTCTACAAGTCTATCACAGAAACGCCCAAAAATAATCACTTCTCACATTTTGACCAGCCGATCttatcttttccttttctacCGCCAGTTAGTCCACTAATGTCCTAATATATGTACGTGACAACCCGGTCCTCCCTCAACTTTTCACCTCGAGCAATTTTCTGCTCATTCCTCTTGTTGCTCCATCGGTACTGGAAGTGCTGGAAGATGGCGCAAATGTTACCGAAGGCAGCGAGGCATACAGTCACTCGGAAACCGATGGGGTAAGTAGGCGCGTCATTTGCACGGAGTAGCTGAGAACCGACAAGACCACCGAGGTTGGCGGCCATGATGAACATGGCCATGGCGATGGCTCGCTGTTGTGGGGTCTTTTGGTTGAGGGAGAGCCAAGTGGCGTTCAAAGGATGCCAGCAGACAGAATAGCCGCTAGTCAACGTCAAGGTGACGTATTTGGCCCATCGGTTGGAAGTTGATGACTCGGATTGGACTGAAAGACAATTAGCAGGTGGCAGGCATGATAGCCGAGGTAAACTTACAGGCAATCCAAAGGATCAAATAAGGAAAGCAAGCGAGGATGACAATAGGGCCCTTGTTTTTGAATCTGTCACTATAGAGAACTGTCAGCATGATTAGAAGGTAGAAAAGGTTCAGGAACGGTACTGACCTGGCGAAACCGTAGGTAATCATGAGAACCAGACTGATCCAACCGCCGACGGAGGACAACGCATTGGCCTTGATGGTGTCGAAACCGAAGCCTTTGATGAGTGTAGGAAGGTACTGGCCCATAGCGGCAGTGGTAGAGATAAGACTGATAGCAGCGAGGACGTGGGGGTAATTTCGCCAGTTGCCAAGTGTACCGAAGATTTCCTGTCGGGTAAGAGGACGGTGACTGTCAAACTTgtgctcatcatcaatgATGACACGGGCCAAAATGATCTCACGCTCCCTAGGGGTGAAGAGAGTGAGTCGCTTGAAcaagagggggaaggggttTTGAGGGGAGTTAGGGAGGAAAGTcagaaagacaaagaaacagaagatggagagagagcCCTCAATGAGAAAGAGGTATTGCCAAGGCTTCAAAGCACCATGAAGACGCAAGATGCCAGAAGCCATCAGGCCACCGACTCCAGAGACGAGAACATTGCCAACAAAAAGGATAGCGTTTCGGCCACCGAGTTCGGATCGCTTGTAGAAAGTGGAGATGGTATAGAGGGCACCGGGGATGTCTGAGAAACTATTAGCCCTTGTCCTCACATTGTGTCACTCCCCAAACTTACATCCACATTCACAGATACCGAGCAAGATACGAGTAGCAAGGAAGGAACCATAAGAGTTCATGAACATCTGGAAAGTAGCGACAAGACCAAAGGCGAGAACCTGGAAGGTGAGCCACTTTTGGGGACCAATGCGCTGAACAACCATCTGTGAAGGCACTCTGCAAGTGGATATATCAGTTCTTTGAACAGAAGGAATAACCTCAAATGACGTACTCTAGAAGGACGATACCGAGATACAGCAAACCTTGACCGGTATTATACTGATTTTGAGTGATGCCAACATCTTtgaagagggtggaggataCAGCGTTTGCAACATTGCTGCAGAAGCAAAGAGTGATCAACGAGACTGCGAAATACATGACTAATATGCACCATGGCTCACCCTCGTTCGAGCTGGAAACAGAAAAAGCCAAAGACTAGTAAGGCCATGACCGTCAAGTCAAGCTTGAGAACCACTCGTTTTTCTTCGGCATCTGTCCAGTCCTTAGTGGCTATGATACTTGTGGATGTGTATTCGGCCTTTTCCGGTTCATATTTTTCGTTACCTGATAAGGTTGATCGAAAGAAAGGTAAGCATAAGCCAATGTTCGATCACGATATAAATGACATGTGACTCACTTGAAATATCGGATTGAGGACGAGAGTAACCGTCATCAATGCTGTGGACGGGGACGGGGGAAGAAGCCATTGTGAGAGATAAGATAGGCCACAATGGTCAGTACTGGTGAGAACTAGAACGAGACTGGTTTCTGGAATGTGTGAGTGTGGGATTCGGAATAGAGAAAAGTATGCTCTTTATACATGTCAGTGAAAGTCTTGTCATTGCAGATTTTTTGAGAAGGCACGCTATGAGGGAATGTCAGATTTAGGGAATTTGAAGCATGAGTTGCGAGATGACCGATGCATAGCAAATGGTAAAAAGGGAAGATATGAATATGTTGACACAAATGTATGCGGAGTGAGCCGGCGGGGCCGATACGATCACCGCAAGAGCACCAATGGCGTGCCGTGAGCCATCTTTTTTTGCAATCCCATATTCAACTAAGCCTTAATCATCCAGTCGTATTCTCCGCCGATTCCAATGATTTGTAGTTTCTACTAATGCGTGCTTGCTTATCCTGTTGACCAATTTGTATGCGCTCCGCAGCTCGGTACATTGGGAGCTGTTATATGACACACTTCACAATGCTTTCAGCGCACGCAATTAATCGTCCTTGCACCGACAGGGTTTGGTTGGATATCACCATACTTCTCATACTTATACCCTCATAGCCTGCATAACCCAcagtcatcttcttccgacaTTCATCACAGTCCGTATTCCAGAAATCACGAATAAAAGAATGCAACAATTCATCAGACTGCTTGGCCCCTATCATCACCATAAAAGTTAAGTCTCTCCATGAGAGTTATCACATCCTCACCATTCGTCCTCTTGGCGGCCCTGCTACAGCCTGTCTGGGCAGATTGGCAGTATCATTCCCGTCCCgatctctctcctcctaaACTTAACATCACCGTCTGGGCCGACTCTGACGATGTCGAAAGTGGTCTAATCTTTGTTGCTCCTTATCAAGGCTTTGTTCCAGGTAGCCATGGTCCTGCTCAACCGGGCGCCTACATTTTCCGAGATAACGGAGATTTGGTATGGTCTGGGCTCGGCTATTTCGGTGGCTGGACTGCGAATTTCAGGCCTGACGTTTTCAACGGCAAGCCGATGCTTCGTGCAACGCAAGGTTTAATGAAGGAACGTGGTTTGATGCACGGCAACTATGGGATCCTCGATGACAACTACAAGTTTATCAAATCTTTTCAAGCTCGAACCCATCACCATCTTTCTGTCCATGAGTTTTTGGTTCTGGACGGCAAGACAGTCTTGATTGAGAGTCCTATTCCTACCATCCATGACTTGAAGCCGTAtggtggagagaggggaCAGACTTGGATCCTTGCTGGTAGCTTCCAAGGTGGGATCTCTATGGattctcatctttctcgGAGGCTAAtattttccatctccagaGGTTGATATTGAGAGCGGAGCGGTCCTTTTCGAATGGAACAGTCTTGACCATGTAGATCCCACCTGTGAGTGAAATTTTGGGCAAAGCGAATCAAATACCGGCCAacttcccttcctcgtAGACAGTGCTCTCCCCCTAAAGGGCGGCAGAGGCACCTCTGTCGGCTATGGTACCAGCACTGCCGATGCCTACAACTACTTTCACATCAACAGTATCGCCAAAGATGATCAGGGGCACTACCTCATCTCTGCACGAAACTATGccgccatcttcaagatcAACGGCACCAGCGGAGATGTCATTTGGCAATTGGGTGGTTTCCATAACCAATCTTCTTTCAAAATCGAACCTGACACTCGATTCGCCTACCAGCACGATGCCCGATACATCTCCCGCTCCGATGACGGCACGATCGAAGTCATCTCCCTCCACGACAACGCTGCGCACTCTATTGCTGAAACCATCAGCAACGTCTCTCGAGCCCTATACATCCAACTTAACCACACGGCCGGTACGGCCTCTACCCTCAGATCATACCCTGCACCCGATGGTTTGCTCGCATACTCCCAAGGTAACGCCCAACTCTTGCCCAATGGCAATACTTTTGCCAACTGGGGACAGGCCGGAGCCATCACAGAGTTCCGGGAGGATGGCAAAGTCCTCTTCCATGCATACTTGGATTCCCAGCCGGAAGGGCAGTTTGTCCAAAGTTACAGGGGATTTAGATATAACTGGACAGGTACTTCTTTCGAAGAACCTGCTATTGTTGCTTTGAAGGGCCAAGGAGATGACAAACCGGTCAACATCTATGTTTCTTGGAACGGTGATACACGAGCTACTGCTTGGCGATTCTATGCGGAGAGAGACTCGGGATTGAATGGGAAATTTGATTTGGGAGAAGTCACTAGAGTCGGTTTCGAGACACATTTGGAAGTCAAAAACTtggcagatgatgaaggggTGCATTACTATGCCGAAGCGGTCGACGCTGAAGGCATCATCCTTGCATCTTCAAAAACCGTTTCGCTAATAGACCGGACCTTTGCTGAGTCTAATTTGGCAGCTATAACCACATCAATAGCTTCGCATGAGAACAGCcagcttttctttcataGCTAGATGATATATGCACTCAATTCACCTAGAAAACTTATCAAAATATTGGTAGTGAAGGTG
This DNA window, taken from Cryptococcus deuterogattii R265 chromosome 3, complete sequence, encodes the following:
- a CDS encoding alternative sulfate transporter, which translates into the protein MASSPVPVHSIDDGYSRPQSDISSNEKYEPEKAEYTSTSIIATKDWTDAEEKRVVLKLDLTVMALLVFGFFCFQLERGNVANAVSSTLFKDVGITQNQYNTGQGLLYLGIVLLEVPSQMVVQRIGPQKWLTFQVLAFGLVATFQMFMNSYGSFLATRILLGICECGYIPGALYTISTFYKRSELGGRNAILFVGNVLVSGVGGLMASGILRLHGALKPWQYLFLIEGSLSIFCFFVFLTFLPNSPQNPFPLLFKRLTLFTPREREIILARVIIDDEHKFDSHRPLTRQEIFGTLGNWRNYPHVLAAISLISTTAAMGQYLPTLIKGFGFDTIKANALSSVGGWISLVLMITYGFASDRFKNKGPIVILACFPYLILWIAFQSESSTSNRWAKYVTLTLTSGYSVCWHPLNATWLSLNQKTPQQRAIAMAMFIMAANLGGLVGSQLLRANDAPTYPIGFRVTVCLAAFGNICAIFQHFQYRWSNKRNEQKIARGEKLREDRVVTYIY
- a CDS encoding dehydrogenase, encoding MVSDSIPQTMKAWTQNGADWLSINQIPVPRLKDNHVLIKVEYAPQNPTDWKHAVNISLPGDILGCDFVGTIVQLGPNLKVPLKLDDQIAGCVNGGWSNVEGSYAEYAAIESDMCFVVPEGMKAEEAATFGIGWVTACQTIVYQQGKSFPPGDTKVSGNPWYIIYGASTSVGLFGISLAKALGYRVLGVCSPHSFDLVKSYGADAVVDYHDQQKAISEALDITKGGVEYALDAISEGDSFKIIVGMMGDKGKQLNCILGVPEEVYKINPKLKIEWTLMHTMWGVEFDWAPRSEKHEIWPVRPKDREFGEEIFRRTPELIAKYNIRPNPILMRGGFEDVEAGLKDLQSGKISGRKLVIKIA
- a CDS encoding transducin family protein, which encodes MSLYDHQEEEEDFPHLNEDDIDEVLEDDGEIPGGLDDDDLDYGHDEDMQRLEDGIEGMGVAKEKPKENNCWGATALHQDHKSIFALSLHPKFPNPPLAITGGQDDTGFIFCPIPSSSADGSTSTFNSETFLPVRLSGHTDSLVTAAWNFDGEMVATGGMDGRVRVWRRVKKRRGQPLSEDLLNSLEGWRAWEFLTNLETGSEINWLTWHPKGNVLTAGCEDATTWMWNLPSGNTLAVLSSHTFSCTAGLFPPPAKNLLTASLDSSLILWDPRSPTPVWKSNIFLPPNSPELDPGIHGITSLAVSPRGDVAAVGGASGGVKIVSVSKGDVLTTLQGHRFGDSVEALCFVDLANGTGDGGKGLVCVSAGTDGRGFVWDVATGRVRSEIQHDEVITSLAPHPAPNQHLLTTASLDSSLKTWDIRTGTLVATHLGHTGLVGGVAVAPLGDGAVGIVSAGDEGLSMIWRI